One Pieris napi chromosome Z, ilPieNapi1.2, whole genome shotgun sequence DNA window includes the following coding sequences:
- the LOC125062584 gene encoding Y+L amino acid transporter 2 — protein MAEEKVQMRKQLGLLEGVAIILGIIFGSGIFISPKEVLEKTGSVWGALTVWAACGVLATLGAMSYAELGTALAQSGGDYHYINEAFGPLPAFLYLWDANIVFVPSTNAIMSVTFANNLLEPIFPNCPIDPLCQKLIAAVTICLLTFINAYDVKFTTRIQNVFMFTKIAALFIIILGGIAWMCQGRLEHFEDGWAGTKTSVSDWSVAFYSGIFSYSGWNYLNFMTEELRDPFVNLPRAIYISLPLVTGIYLLANISYFAVLGPVGVRATEAIAVDFAVVALGWLKWAMPTLVAIAILGGLSVHIMTSSRMCFAGARNGHMPELLAHINVKCMSPMPSLVFLMLISLIMLIPSNLTSLITYCTVVESFFTLLSCSAVLWLRYKRPELVRPIKVSLWMPIIFVAVLLVLMIVPVVSEPVAVIAGALITLAGVPVYFVLVRGQPKYLSNVSVKFTHVCQKLFLTAVEDKDE, from the exons ATGGCTGAAGAAAAGGTTCAAATGCGAAAGCAACTAGGTTTGCTTGAGGGAGTGGCCATTATTTTGGGAATTATTTTTGGAAGTGGAATATTTATATCTCCcaaagaagttttagaaaaaactgGTTCTGTTTGGGGTGCTTTGACAGTGTGGGCAGCGTGTGGTGTACTTGCAACTCTTGGTGCTATGTCTTACGCCGAATTAG GTACGGCTCTTGCTCAGAGTGGTGGTGATTATCACTATATCAATGAAGCTTTTGGACCATTACcagcttttttatatttgtgggATGCTAATATTGTCTTTGT GCCTAGTACCAATGCCATCATGTCGGTAACATTTGCTAACAATCTTCTGGAACCTATATTTCCCAATTGCCCAATTGATCCACtttgtcaaaaattaataGCAGCAGTTACCATAT GTTTACTAACATTTATCAATGCATATGATGTAAAATTCACAACTCGTAtccaaaatgtatttatgtttacaaaaattGCGGCACTTTTCATAATTATCCTTGGAGGAATAGCGTGGATGTGTCAAG gtAGATTAGAACATTTTGAAGATGGCTGGGCAGGTACAAAAACCTCTGTTAGTGATTGGTCTGTTGCATTCTACTCAGGAATATTCTCATATTCTGGctg GAATTACCTTAACTTTATGACAGAAGAACTCCGAGACCCATTTGTGAATCTACCAAGGGCCATCTACATATCTTTACCGCTTGTTACTGGAATATACCTTTTGGCCAATATATCTTACTTTGCTGTTTTGGGACCGGTCGGAGTTAGGGCAACAGAGGCCATTGCTGTT GATTTCGCAGTAGTGGCTTTGGGGTGGCTAAAATGGGCAATGCCGACATTGGTGGCTATTGCTATCCTCGGTGGCCTTTCCGTACATATCATGACGTCATCACGGATGTGCTTCGCGGGAGCAAGAAATGGGCATATGCCAGAGCTTTTGGCgcatataaatgttaaatgtatgTCACCTATGCCTTCACTCGTGTTTTTG ATGTTAATATCGCTAATAATGTTAATACCGAGCAACCTGACGTCGCTTATTACATATTGTACAGTCGTCGAGTCGTTCTTTACACTATTGAGTTGTAGCGCAGTCCTCTGGCTTAGGTACAAGAGACCGGAGTTAGTCAGGCCTATAAAg gtATCTCTTTGGATGCCGATCATATTCGTAGCAGTCCTCCTAGTTTTGATGATAGTTCCTGTTGTGAGTGAGCCGGTTGCTGTAATAGCTGGCGCTTTAATCACGCTAGCTGGTGTACCTGTTTACTTTGTCCTTGTCCGTGGTCAACCCAAGTACTTGTCTAATGTTTCTG tgaAATTTACGCATGTCTGTCAGAAATTATTCCTGACGGCAGTTGAAGACAAGGATGAGTAA
- the LOC125062521 gene encoding uncharacterized protein LOC125062521: protein MNKITLLVFTTIWISKSDASRSHFSNMSHEFTTPRDEIGPMLPDEGFQASTVIAGLMPDSFGEMFNFLDGDSFGIGPMHEFVYGWQAIVNTMSMKNNVEVRKRAGLQRFALAGINGITLISHIGATEIMINGTRTYCFGGVSRPPGRRSVICKGTMYQEGRFSCKVPYLRYPTVLGYRYCIDKYAAVSSLDGTYKTTYCARGESVPKFHYDYICERRDVKIKRVNLTDPNERFNRRNPVVRRAEYYRAPYDILKACPDWYGCNLRISPESLHQDIPTGLLDANGTAFVGHGGKYWLSLYYTQLSTYAIYFQAHGEYPWQSNRPVVSIDKGGIWEQLLKANIGPDMNLHYNLNGIYNRYPGGVVMPDIMRNEGQVQPANFRTETRDGAPEEIILNSHLPADNSGGDSSYKFIHDSQIQANFEHGKNLK from the exons atgaataaaataacattgttaGTATTCACCACAATATGGATTTCGAAG AGCGATGCCTCTCGATCCCACTTCAGCAACATGTCACATGAATTTACCACCCCGAGGGATGAAATAGGACCGATGCTTCCCGATGAAGGCTTTCAGGCTTCCACGGTCATCGCGGGGCTTATGCCCGATTCATTTGGGgaaatgtttaatttcctgGATGGAGACAGTTTTGGAATTG GACCAATGCACGAGTTCGTCTACGGATGGCAAGCGATAGTGAACACTATGAGTATGAAGAATAACGTCGAGGTTCGCAAACGAGCTGGATTGCAAAGATTTGCTTTGGCGGGTATTAACGGGATCACTTTGATTTCACATATCGGCGCAACGGAGATTATGATAAATGGTACTAGAACATACTGCTTCGGCGGTGTTTCGAGGCCTCCTGGGCGCAGGAGTGTTATTTGTAAG GGTACAATGTATCAAGAAGGGCGGTTTTCTTGTAAAGTACCGTATCTACGATACCCCACAGTGCTAGGGTACAGATATTGTATCGACAAGTACGCCGCTGTGAGCTCACTTGATGGAACCTACAAAA CAACATATTGTGCGCGCGGTGAATCAGTACCGAAATTTCACTACGACTACATCTGCGAACGGAGGGATGTCAAAATAAAACGCGTCAATCTCACGGATCCAAATGAGAGATTCAATCGACGCAACCCGGTGGTAAGGAGGGCTGAGTACTACCGGGCGCCATACGATATACTTAAAGCATGCCCTGATTG gTATGGCTGTAACCTTCGAATATCGCCAGAATCCCTTCATCAGGACATTCCAACTGGACTGTTGGACGCAAACGGGACCGCTTTTGTGGGGCATGGTGGGAAATATTGGCTATCACTATATTATACACAG ttatcaACATATGCAATATACTTCCAAGCTCACGGTGAATACCCTTGGCAGTCCAATAGACCAGTTGTTTCTATAGACAAAg GTGGCATCTGGGAACAGCTTCTCAAAGCAAACATTGGTCCAGACATGAATTTACACTACAACCTGAATGGTATTTACAATAGATATCCAGGAGGTGTGGTTATGCCTGACATTATGAGGAATGAAGGACAG gtGCAGCCAGCGAATTTCAGAACTGAGACACGAGATGGTGCACCCGAAGAAATAATCTTGAACTCGCATCTTCCGGCAGATAACTCTG GAGGAGACAGCAGTTATAAGTTCATCCACGATTCACAAATACAAGCAAATTTTGAGCATggaaagaatttaaaataa
- the LOC125062495 gene encoding probable ATP-dependent RNA helicase DDX43: MSDWDSDCDDTPVQQNIPPPEQNFQSRGNYSVRGQRDGQYSRNITTARGRGYLRGNNKVISIPSTKIGRVIGRGGVKIRDLEYESEAKIKIGNSAGDNTDISLFGTDSAITKVEQMIKDLTIDKEASKKQNAQSVSGTASQDGASACLFTYVNSEGVEVIDLAKASAYADQVQKERWATLPPIVKNFYNEDPTVAAMPPNEVAYWRLCNFDIKVTRIADNLEAEAIPNPVLTFEQAFKDYPEILEEIRKQGFTKPSPIQSQAWPILLKGEDMIGIAQTGTGKTLAFLLPALIHIEGQPTPREKRPGPTVLILAPTRELAIQIQREVNKYHYKGINSVCIYGGADRQEQIDIVSKGVDIVIATPGRLIDLIKANHIDASYFSYIVLDEADRMLDMGFEPQIHICLLNVRPEHQCVMTSATWPSAVRRLADKYMHNPVYVNVGSLDLAAVHTVTQKVRVVMEEEKDSILLDFIHNMDPTDKVLIFCAKKSTASDVTADLACKGFYCESLHGDRDQSDREAALEDMMDGTVNILVATDVASRGIDIKDLTHVINLDFPRKIEEYVHRIGRTGRAGRTGIALSLVTKYDWANAGELINILEEAHQEVPSELREMADRFKANKSTRQHGQGGRGRGRRPRW; encoded by the coding sequence atgtcgGACTGGGATTCTGATTGTGACGATACACCGGTACAACAAAATATACCACCGCCTGAACAAAATTTCCAATCGAGAGGAAATTATTCTGTCAGAGGCCAAAGAGACGGTCAGTATTCTAGAAATATTACTACAGCACGTGGCAGAGGGTATCTTCGTGGTAATAACAAAGTCATATCAATACCCTCAACTAAAATTGGGCGAGTGATAGGTCGAGGAGGAGTAAAAATCCGCGATTTAGAATATGAGAGTGaagctaaaattaaaattggcaATTCAGCAGGTGACAACACAGATATCTCGCTATTTGGAACTGATTCTGCGATTACAAAAGTTGAACAAATGATTAAAGATCTTACTATTGATAAAGAGGCGTCTAAAAAACAGAATGCACAGTCGGTTTCAGGGACTGCTTCTCAGGATGGCGCAAGTGCATGTCTATTTACTTATGTGAATAGTGAAGGGGTTGAAGTTATAGATTTGGCCAAAGCATCTGCTTATGCTGATCAGGTACAAAAAGAAAGGTGGGCAACATTACCGCCTATTGtcaaaaacttttataatgaGGATCCTACAGTTGCTGCAATGCCTCCAAATGAGGTTGCTTATTGGCGCTTGTGTAACTTTGACATTAAAGTAACAAGAATAGCTGACAACTTGGAAGCTGAGGCAATACCAAATCCTGTGCTGACCTTTGAGCAAGCATTTAAAGATTATCCAGAAATACTTGAGGAAATACGTAAACAAGGATTTACAAAACCTTCTCCAATTCAGAGCCAAGCTTGGCCCATTTTACTAAAAGGAGAAGACATGATTGGTATTGCACAAACAGGAACTGGCAAAACTTTAGCCTTTTTGTTGCCTGCTTTAATTCATATTGAAGGGCAGCCAACACCTAGAGAAAAGAGACCAGGGCCAACTGTACTTATTCTAGCTCCAACAAGAGAATTAGCTATACAAATTCAGAGAGAAGTCAACAAATATCATTACAAAGGCATTAATAGTGTTTGCATATATGGGGGAGCAGATCGGCAGGAACAAATTGATATTGTTTCAAAGGGGGTGGATATTGTCATTGCAACCCCTGGAAGATTGATTGATTTGATCAAAGCAAATCATATAGATGCTTCCTACTTCTCCTATATTGTATTAGACGAAGCAGATCGAATGCTAGATATGGGCTTTGAACCTCAGAtccatatttgtttgttgaATGTGAGACCTGAACACCAATGTGTTATGACATCTGCCACCTGGCCTTCTGCTGTTCGCCGGCTAGCTGACAAGTACATGCACAATCCTGTATATGTAAACGTTGGGTCCCTGGACTTGGCAGCAGTGCACACAGTTACCCAAAAAGTAAGGGTTGTTATGGAAGAAGAAAAGGATAGTATTCTCCTTGactttatacataatatggaTCCTACTGAtaaagttttgattttctgTGCCAAAAAAAGTACAGCTTCTGATGTCACAGCAGATTTAGCATGTAAGGGATTTTATTGTGAATCATTGCATGGTGATAGGGATCAAAGTGATCGTGAAGCAGCTCTTGAAGATATGATGGATGGAACAGTCAACATATTAGTTGCCACAGATGTTGCTTCACGGGGGATTGATATAAAAGACTTAACTCATGTTATAAACCTAGACTTTCCAAGGAAAATTGAGGAGTATGTTCATAGAATTGGGCGTACAGGAAGGGCCGGTAGGACAGGGATTGCATTATCTTTAGTGACAAAATATGATTGGGCAAATGCCGGtgaattgataaatattttggaaGAAGCACACCAAGAGGTTCCTAGTGAGTTGAGGGAAATGGCTGACCGTTTTAAAGCTAACAAGTCAACAAGGCAACATGGTCAAGGTGGTCGTGGGAGAGGGAGAAGACCACGCTGGTAG